One window of the Mycobacterium xenopi genome contains the following:
- a CDS encoding cytochrome C oxidase subunit IV family protein: protein MALTGVSYWLGADHALGTTSAALSLVLVIAIAKSWLVQWFFMDMRHAPRRLQSIVGAWLAVTAGIVIGMQILL from the coding sequence GTGGCGCTGACCGGTGTATCGTACTGGCTCGGCGCTGACCACGCGCTGGGCACCACATCGGCCGCGCTGTCGCTCGTACTCGTCATCGCGATCGCCAAATCGTGGTTGGTTCAGTGGTTTTTCATGGACATGCGCCACGCACCACGACGGCTGCAGTCAATCGTCGGTGCATGGCTTGCAGTCACGGCCGGGATCGTCATCGGGATGCAAATTCTGTTGTG
- a CDS encoding phytoene desaturase family protein: protein MESYDVVVIGGGHNGLVAGCYLARAGRSVLVVEQYDRLGGMTLSAPLIDAAPQHMVNPGAYENVYLRAGGVVEDLGLQRFGYREVDSVGWAWLGEDGESLLFQADVEKTAADIARFSKRDAESYRELVAIALKAVDLQGRYGAGSPVRPSLGTIAAGLRMLVRDRKLRSTLAGLLTGTAADAITSTFKSDQVRGAFASIATILGAPTAEGSALALLGTSSLHGAGAARPIGGMGGLVHALQECLQSFGGVVRTGLAASQIEHNDDRATGVTLSDGTTVTARHAVLTAIPPQRVPDLVGDGIPVPLAQRLRAAPANAGGVASFTVNLALSGQLQLSAHQLRRSDVDLRKPALFTGSFDGVMKSCEQSSRGELPTDAPWWCTIFTAMDASQAPSGQDTVQLYSPAPVTATGGWHLRRDEAAKRLVDQVGRVMPGVHELEIGRLVETPEDLTRRTATVNGCLYHVDHLVTRMGPLRPTLGAAGYRTPLRGLYLTGAGFHPGGGVSGLPGKHAAAAVLKDLGRRRRR, encoded by the coding sequence ATGGAGAGCTACGACGTCGTCGTTATCGGTGGCGGGCACAACGGGTTGGTTGCGGGCTGTTACCTCGCCCGCGCCGGACGATCGGTCCTCGTCGTCGAGCAGTACGACCGTTTAGGCGGGATGACCCTCAGTGCACCGTTGATCGATGCGGCTCCGCAGCACATGGTCAATCCCGGTGCTTACGAGAACGTGTACCTGCGAGCGGGAGGCGTCGTTGAGGATCTCGGCCTGCAACGTTTCGGCTATCGCGAGGTCGACAGCGTGGGATGGGCGTGGCTCGGCGAAGACGGTGAATCTTTGCTCTTTCAAGCCGATGTCGAAAAGACCGCCGCCGACATTGCGCGCTTTAGCAAGCGAGACGCGGAATCCTATCGTGAACTGGTGGCTATCGCCCTGAAGGCCGTTGACCTTCAGGGCCGCTATGGCGCAGGGTCACCTGTGCGGCCCTCTTTGGGTACCATCGCAGCGGGCCTGCGCATGCTGGTGCGAGACCGTAAGCTTCGCTCGACCCTGGCGGGATTGCTCACGGGTACGGCCGCTGATGCGATTACCTCGACGTTTAAATCGGATCAGGTGCGCGGTGCTTTCGCATCGATCGCAACGATTTTGGGCGCTCCGACGGCGGAGGGCAGCGCACTGGCGCTGTTGGGCACGTCGTCACTGCATGGAGCCGGAGCGGCGCGCCCGATCGGCGGCATGGGCGGGTTGGTGCACGCATTGCAGGAATGTCTGCAGTCCTTTGGCGGTGTGGTGCGAACTGGCCTCGCGGCATCGCAGATTGAGCACAACGATGATCGCGCTACGGGCGTCACATTGAGCGACGGGACAACTGTTACGGCGCGACATGCCGTCCTCACCGCGATTCCGCCGCAGCGGGTGCCCGACCTCGTCGGTGACGGAATCCCGGTACCGCTTGCCCAGCGTCTGCGAGCGGCGCCGGCGAACGCCGGTGGGGTCGCCTCATTCACCGTCAACCTCGCATTGTCGGGGCAGCTGCAACTTTCCGCCCATCAACTTCGGCGCAGCGATGTGGACCTACGTAAACCCGCGCTCTTCACTGGCTCGTTCGATGGGGTGATGAAGAGCTGTGAGCAGTCGTCGCGCGGTGAGCTGCCAACCGATGCTCCCTGGTGGTGCACGATCTTCACCGCGATGGACGCCTCGCAGGCTCCATCGGGTCAGGACACAGTGCAGTTGTACAGTCCCGCGCCGGTGACCGCTACTGGAGGTTGGCACCTGCGCCGAGACGAAGCGGCGAAGCGACTCGTCGATCAAGTTGGGCGGGTTATGCCGGGCGTTCACGAGCTCGAGATCGGCCGACTCGTGGAAACCCCGGAAGATCTGACGCGTAGAACAGCAACGGTCAACGGATGTCTCTACCACGTCGACCATCTGGTGACGCGCATGGGACCCCTCCGGCCTACTCTCGGCGCCGCGGGGTACCGGACGCCGCTTCGTGGTCTATATCTCACCGGCGCTGGGTTCCACCCCGGCGGTGGCGTTTCGGGTCTTCCGGGCAAGCATGCCGCTGCGGCAGTGCTTAAGGACCTCGGTCGCCGTCGGCGTCGGTAG
- a CDS encoding cytochrome c oxidase subunit 3, producing the protein MTAAPTAGMRQHKVSPPRIPGEPDAWVFIIGEMIIFTALFGLIGYNRGKNPGLFAAGQRELAQGLGLTNTIVLLTGSILVVLATQAVADRRFDTASPLIASVIGCGLTFASVKAIEYWSLFHDGITIHTNRFWMLFFVITGAHLVHVAVASAGLVLLRSRVRLGLPGPREPALFESGACYWHMVDLIWLILFPLFYLVN; encoded by the coding sequence GTGACCGCCGCGCCCACGGCCGGGATGCGGCAACACAAGGTCTCGCCGCCAAGGATCCCGGGAGAGCCCGACGCGTGGGTTTTCATCATCGGCGAGATGATCATCTTCACCGCACTTTTCGGCCTGATCGGATACAATCGCGGAAAGAATCCTGGCCTGTTCGCCGCCGGGCAACGCGAACTGGCCCAAGGGCTCGGACTGACCAACACCATCGTTCTACTCACCGGCTCCATCCTCGTTGTGCTCGCGACTCAGGCCGTCGCGGATAGACGCTTTGACACTGCGTCGCCGTTGATAGCCTCCGTCATCGGTTGCGGGCTAACGTTTGCATCTGTCAAGGCGATTGAGTATTGGTCCCTATTCCACGACGGGATCACAATCCACACCAACCGCTTCTGGATGCTGTTCTTTGTCATCACCGGTGCGCATCTGGTACACGTCGCTGTCGCCAGTGCAGGTCTGGTGCTGCTACGCAGCCGAGTCAGGTTAGGGCTGCCGGGCCCACGGGAGCCGGCGCTCTTCGAATCCGGTGCCTGTTACTGGCACATGGTCGACCTGATCTGGTTGATTCTGTTTCCCCTCTTTTATCTGGTGAATTGA